In Rhodamnia argentea isolate NSW1041297 chromosome 4, ASM2092103v1, whole genome shotgun sequence, the following proteins share a genomic window:
- the LOC115748845 gene encoding COP9 signalosome complex subunit 5a-like isoform X2 — translation MDALASQAAIAQKTWELENNVITTTASAAAADPSKLDQSDSIFFYDDVAQVKFQQDKPWSNDPHYFKRVKISALALLKMVVHARSGGTIEVMGLMQGKTDGDAIIVMDAFALPVEGTETRVNAQADAYEYMVDYSQTNKQAGRLENVVGWYHSHPGYGCWLSGIDVSTQMLNQQFQEPFLAVVIDPTRTVSAGKVEIGAFRTYPEGYKPPDDPVSEYQTIPLNKIEDFGVHCKQYYALDITYFKSSLDSHLLDLLWNKYWVNTLSSSPLLGNGDYVAGQISDLAEKLEQAENQLAHTRLGPLIAPPQRKKEEDSQLTKITRDSAKITVEQVHGLMSQVIKDILFNSVRQSQKSCSEPSGPEPMVET, via the exons ATGGACGCCTTGGCTTCCCAAGCGGCCATAGCCCAGAAGACATGGGAGCTCGAGAACAACGTCATCACCACCActgcctccgccgccgccgccgaccctTCCAAGCTCGACCAGTCCGACTCCATCTTCTTCTACGACGACGTCGCCCAGGTCAAGTTCCAGCAGGACAAGCCCTGGTCCAACGACCCCCACTACTTCAAGCGCGTCAAGATCTCCGCCCTCGCCCTCCTGAAGATGGTCGTCCACGCCCGCTCCGGCGGGACCATAGAGGTCATGGGCTTGATGCAGGGGAAGACCGACGGCGACGCCATCATCGTGATGGACGCCTTCGCTCTGCCCGTCGAGGGCACCGAGACTAGGGTTAATGCCCAGGCCGACGCCTACGAATACATGGTCGATTATTCGCAGACCAACAAGCAG GCTGGGAGATTGGAGAATGTTGTTGGTTGGTACCATTCGCATCCTGGATATGGATGCTGGCTCTCCGGTATTGATGTCTCGACACAAATGCTCAACCAGCAGTTTCAAGAACCCTTTTTGGCGGTTGTCATTGATCCGACAAGGACTGTGTCTGCGGGTAAAGTGGAGATTGGGGCTTTCAGGACATATCCAGAAGGATATAAGCCTCCGGATGACCCTGTTTCCGAGTATCAAACCATCCCTCTAAATAAAATCGAGGATTTTGGTGTGCACTGTAAACAG TATTATGCTCTTGATATCACTTATTTTAAGTCCTCTCTTGATTCTCACCTCCTGGATCTGTTGTGGAACAAGTATTGGGTGAACACTCTTTCTTCTTCACCCTTATTAGGAAATGGAGACTATGTTGCTGGACAGATTTCTGATCTAG CTGAAAAGCTGGAGCAAGCGGAAAATCAGTTGGCACATACTCGCCTCGGGCCATTGATAGCACCTCctcagagaaagaaagag GAAGACTCTCAACTCACTAAGATTACTCGTGATAGTGCAAAAATAACCGTAGAGCAAGTGCACGGCCTAATGTCACAG GTTATTAAAGATATTCTTTTCAATTCTGTCCGCCAATCCCAAAAATCATGCTCAGAGCCATCTGGGCCTGAACCCATGGTCGAGACCTGA
- the LOC115748845 gene encoding COP9 signalosome complex subunit 5a-like isoform X1 — translation MDALASQAAIAQKTWELENNVITTTASAAAADPSKLDQSDSIFFYDDVAQVKFQQDKPWSNDPHYFKRVKISALALLKMVVHARSGGTIEVMGLMQGKTDGDAIIVMDAFALPVEGTETRVNAQADAYEYMVDYSQTNKQAGRLENVVGWYHSHPGYGCWLSGIDVSTQMLNQQFQEPFLAVVIDPTRTVSAGKVEIGAFRTYPEGYKPPDDPVSEYQTIPLNKIEDFGVHCKQYYALDITYFKSSLDSHLLDLLWNKYWVNTLSSSPLLGNGDYVAGQISDLAEKLEQAENQLAHTRLGPLIAPPQRKKEFFGELQEDSQLTKITRDSAKITVEQVHGLMSQVIKDILFNSVRQSQKSCSEPSGPEPMVET, via the exons ATGGACGCCTTGGCTTCCCAAGCGGCCATAGCCCAGAAGACATGGGAGCTCGAGAACAACGTCATCACCACCActgcctccgccgccgccgccgaccctTCCAAGCTCGACCAGTCCGACTCCATCTTCTTCTACGACGACGTCGCCCAGGTCAAGTTCCAGCAGGACAAGCCCTGGTCCAACGACCCCCACTACTTCAAGCGCGTCAAGATCTCCGCCCTCGCCCTCCTGAAGATGGTCGTCCACGCCCGCTCCGGCGGGACCATAGAGGTCATGGGCTTGATGCAGGGGAAGACCGACGGCGACGCCATCATCGTGATGGACGCCTTCGCTCTGCCCGTCGAGGGCACCGAGACTAGGGTTAATGCCCAGGCCGACGCCTACGAATACATGGTCGATTATTCGCAGACCAACAAGCAG GCTGGGAGATTGGAGAATGTTGTTGGTTGGTACCATTCGCATCCTGGATATGGATGCTGGCTCTCCGGTATTGATGTCTCGACACAAATGCTCAACCAGCAGTTTCAAGAACCCTTTTTGGCGGTTGTCATTGATCCGACAAGGACTGTGTCTGCGGGTAAAGTGGAGATTGGGGCTTTCAGGACATATCCAGAAGGATATAAGCCTCCGGATGACCCTGTTTCCGAGTATCAAACCATCCCTCTAAATAAAATCGAGGATTTTGGTGTGCACTGTAAACAG TATTATGCTCTTGATATCACTTATTTTAAGTCCTCTCTTGATTCTCACCTCCTGGATCTGTTGTGGAACAAGTATTGGGTGAACACTCTTTCTTCTTCACCCTTATTAGGAAATGGAGACTATGTTGCTGGACAGATTTCTGATCTAG CTGAAAAGCTGGAGCAAGCGGAAAATCAGTTGGCACATACTCGCCTCGGGCCATTGATAGCACCTCctcagagaaagaaagag TTTTTTGGTGAATTGCAGGAAGACTCTCAACTCACTAAGATTACTCGTGATAGTGCAAAAATAACCGTAGAGCAAGTGCACGGCCTAATGTCACAG GTTATTAAAGATATTCTTTTCAATTCTGTCCGCCAATCCCAAAAATCATGCTCAGAGCCATCTGGGCCTGAACCCATGGTCGAGACCTGA